One genomic region from Rattus norvegicus strain BN/NHsdMcwi chromosome 10, GRCr8, whole genome shotgun sequence encodes:
- the Fndc9 gene encoding fibronectin type III domain-containing protein 9, producing MNIEVGNVSYTGAIVSWSSSEPCLEDYYHIMYRPNWNSIFSSYLRYSFHREEKVPRTITSVALEHLAPSTLYFLCISCKKAAFPYSHYCTMFHTLDKSPLAAGGSLVDPQISLWVLMAILLACFTAVLAFICLQFWCIRCHEPRWSYRAGHMEEANGLVRWPEETPALGQREEDLQGFPLEELPRKNSGARAEAELEAEASQDVIDVVALAREVGDQPAILPHYKE from the coding sequence ATGAACATTGAGGTTGGGAACGTGTCTTATACAGGAGCCATCGTCTCCTGGTCATCCTCAGAGCCCTGCTTGGAGGACTACTACCATATTATGTATAGGCCCAACTGGAACAGTATCTTCTCCAGCTATCTGCGCTATAGCTTCCATCGAGAGGAGAAGGTGCCTCGAACCATCACCTCAGTGGCACTGGAACACCTCGCTCCTTCCACTCTCTACTTCCTCTGCATCAGCTGCAAGAAGGCTGCCTTCCCGTACAGTCACTACTGCACCATGTTCCACACCCTGGATAAGAGTCCGCTGGCTGCCGGGGGCTCCCTGGTGGACCCCCAGATTTCCCTTTGGGTGCTGATGGCTATCCTGTTGGCCTGCTTCACTGCAGTGCTGGCCTTCATCTGCCTCCAGTTCTGGTGCATCCGTTGTCACGAACCTCGGTGGTCTTACAGAGCTGGCCACATGGAGGAAGCCAACGGGTTGGTAAGATGGCCTGAGGAGACCCCAGCTCTTGGTCAGAGGGAAGAAGACCTGCAGGGGTTCCCCCTGGAGGAACTGCCACGCAAGAACTCTGGGGCCAGAGCTGAAGCTGAACTGGAAGCTGAAGCCAGCCAGGATGTCATAGATGTGGTGGCCTTAGCTAGAGAGGTTGGTGACCAACCAGCCATCCTGCCTCACTATAAGGAGTGA